In Rhizobium sp. SSA_523, a single genomic region encodes these proteins:
- a CDS encoding error-prone DNA polymerase, which translates to MRYAELQVTTHFSFLRGASSAEELFATAAALGIDALGVVDRNSLAGIVRAWEAAKTTGVRLVVGCRLDLSDGMSILVYPTDRPAYSRLTRLLSLGKSRGGKGKCILDLSDVEAYSGGLIAILVPDEADETTAGQLRKIAAIFGDRAYVSLCLRRRPNDRLRLHNLSNLAIRHKVKTVITNDVLFHDPSRRQLQDIVTCIRNRTTIDSVGFDRERHADRFLKAPEEMHRLFSEYPEALARTREIVDRCRFDMSELQYQYPEEALVLGLDAQQSLTKFAWEGAASRYPEGIPDKVRKAILHELELIRVMKYAPYFLTVYSIVRFARSKGILCQGRGSAANSAVCYCLGITSINPETGDLLFERFVSMERDEPPDIDVDFEHARREEVIQWIYETYGRSRSALCSTVTRYRAKGALRDVGKALGLPEDLITQLSSGVWGWSEGVGEKQLIDNNMNTADYRLKLALDLSAQLMGAPRHLGQHPGGFVLTQDRLDDLVPIEPATMKDRQVVEWDKDDIEALKFMKVDVLALGMLTCMAKSFELLRDHKNIPMGLADIEQEDPATYAMIRKADTLGTFQIESRAQMAMLPRLKPRTFYDLVVQVAIVRPGPIQGDMVHPYLRRREGKEKVEYPTPELEAVLGKTLGVPLFQESAMKVAMTCAGFTAGEADQLRRAMATFKFTGGVSKFKDKLVEGMVKNGYTREFAEKTFTQLEGFGSYGFPESHAASFALIAYASSWVKCHHPDVFCAALLNSQPMGFYSVAQIVQDARNHGVEVRPVCVNRSRWDCTMERIGNSDRFAVRLGMRVVKGLPTNDAARIILARAEQPFVSADDMWRRSGVSPSSLVKLAEADAFLPSLQLERRQALWDIKALRDEPLELWAAAAEREAKVIAEMQEPEVALKSMTEGRKVVEDYSHTGLTLRAHPVSFLRKDLDRKGIVTCAEAMGQRDGRWLWTAGLVLVRQRPGSAKGVMFLTLEDETGIVNAVVWPSLFERQRRVLMTASMMAINGRIQREGEVVHLVAQRLFDFSSDLASVGNRDGGLGDFPLPHGRGDQVKHGGGPDPRDNPKPVVQAREIYIPDLHIDNLKIKSRNFH; encoded by the coding sequence ATGAGATATGCCGAGCTTCAGGTCACCACGCATTTCTCGTTTCTACGCGGTGCCAGTTCCGCGGAGGAACTGTTTGCCACCGCGGCCGCGCTTGGCATTGACGCTTTGGGTGTGGTCGATCGCAATTCGCTTGCCGGGATCGTGCGGGCATGGGAGGCGGCAAAGACCACAGGCGTGAGATTGGTCGTCGGCTGTCGACTCGATCTCTCCGACGGTATGTCTATCCTGGTCTACCCCACCGATCGGCCAGCCTATTCGCGGCTGACCCGCCTGCTATCGCTTGGCAAGAGCCGGGGCGGCAAGGGCAAGTGCATCCTCGATCTGTCGGACGTGGAAGCCTATAGCGGCGGCCTGATTGCGATTCTTGTCCCGGATGAGGCAGACGAGACCACTGCAGGTCAGCTCAGGAAAATCGCTGCGATTTTCGGCGACAGGGCCTATGTCTCACTCTGCCTGCGCCGTCGCCCGAACGATCGATTGCGGCTTCACAATCTGTCTAACCTCGCCATTCGCCACAAGGTAAAGACGGTCATCACCAACGACGTTTTGTTTCATGACCCCAGCCGCCGGCAGCTGCAGGACATCGTCACCTGCATCCGCAACCGCACCACGATCGACAGCGTCGGCTTCGATCGCGAGCGGCATGCCGATCGTTTTCTGAAAGCGCCGGAAGAAATGCACCGGCTGTTTTCCGAGTACCCCGAAGCGTTGGCACGAACGCGCGAAATCGTCGACCGCTGTCGTTTCGACATGAGCGAGCTGCAATATCAGTACCCGGAAGAGGCCCTTGTGCTAGGGCTCGATGCGCAGCAGTCACTGACGAAATTCGCCTGGGAGGGCGCTGCAAGCCGATACCCCGAGGGGATCCCCGACAAGGTCCGCAAGGCGATCCTGCATGAGCTCGAACTCATCCGGGTGATGAAATACGCCCCGTACTTCCTGACCGTCTATAGCATCGTCCGGTTTGCACGGTCGAAAGGCATTCTCTGCCAGGGCCGGGGATCGGCGGCCAATTCGGCGGTCTGCTACTGCCTCGGCATCACCAGCATCAACCCGGAAACCGGTGACCTGCTGTTCGAGCGGTTCGTTTCGATGGAGCGGGACGAGCCGCCCGATATCGACGTCGACTTCGAGCATGCCCGCCGCGAGGAGGTCATCCAGTGGATCTACGAGACCTATGGACGGTCCCGCTCGGCGCTCTGTTCCACCGTCACCCGCTACCGGGCCAAGGGCGCGCTGCGTGATGTCGGTAAAGCCTTGGGACTGCCGGAAGACCTGATCACGCAGCTTTCGTCGGGCGTCTGGGGCTGGTCGGAAGGTGTCGGCGAAAAACAGCTCATAGACAACAACATGAATACGGCCGACTACCGCCTGAAGCTGGCGCTGGATCTGTCTGCTCAACTGATGGGAGCGCCCCGGCACCTCGGCCAGCATCCGGGCGGTTTCGTTCTGACCCAGGATCGGCTCGATGATCTGGTGCCGATCGAACCGGCGACCATGAAGGACCGCCAGGTGGTGGAATGGGACAAGGACGACATCGAGGCGCTGAAATTCATGAAGGTCGACGTGCTCGCGCTCGGCATGCTGACCTGCATGGCGAAGTCGTTCGAACTGCTGCGGGATCATAAGAATATCCCCATGGGCTTGGCGGATATCGAGCAGGAGGACCCGGCCACCTACGCGATGATCCGCAAGGCCGATACGCTCGGCACGTTCCAGATCGAAAGCCGCGCCCAGATGGCGATGCTGCCCCGCCTGAAACCTCGGACGTTTTATGATCTCGTCGTGCAGGTGGCCATCGTTCGGCCGGGACCCATCCAGGGGGATATGGTGCATCCGTATTTGAGGCGGCGCGAAGGCAAGGAGAAGGTAGAGTACCCGACGCCCGAGCTTGAGGCCGTCCTTGGCAAGACGCTCGGCGTACCGCTGTTTCAGGAGAGCGCAATGAAGGTCGCAATGACCTGCGCCGGATTCACGGCAGGCGAGGCCGACCAGCTCAGGCGCGCGATGGCGACGTTCAAGTTCACGGGCGGGGTGTCGAAGTTCAAGGACAAGCTCGTCGAGGGCATGGTCAAGAACGGCTACACCCGCGAATTCGCGGAAAAAACATTCACGCAGCTCGAAGGCTTTGGCTCCTATGGCTTTCCGGAAAGCCACGCCGCAAGCTTTGCGCTGATCGCCTATGCGAGCTCTTGGGTGAAATGTCATCACCCCGATGTCTTTTGTGCTGCGTTGCTCAATAGCCAGCCGATGGGTTTCTACAGTGTTGCGCAGATCGTCCAGGATGCTCGAAACCATGGTGTGGAAGTCCGACCCGTCTGTGTGAACCGCTCGCGTTGGGACTGCACGATGGAGCGGATCGGCAATTCCGACCGGTTTGCTGTTCGTCTCGGCATGCGCGTCGTCAAGGGCCTGCCGACCAACGACGCCGCACGCATTATCCTGGCGCGAGCCGAACAGCCGTTCGTCTCGGCCGATGACATGTGGCGGCGTTCCGGCGTATCTCCGTCTTCGTTGGTCAAGCTGGCCGAAGCTGATGCTTTTCTGCCGTCGCTGCAATTGGAACGGCGGCAGGCTCTTTGGGATATCAAGGCGCTTCGGGATGAACCCCTGGAACTCTGGGCGGCCGCCGCTGAGCGCGAAGCCAAGGTGATCGCCGAGATGCAGGAGCCTGAAGTAGCGTTGAAGTCGATGACCGAGGGCAGGAAAGTGGTCGAGGACTACTCACACACCGGTCTCACCCTGCGAGCCCACCCGGTATCGTTTCTCCGAAAGGATCTCGACCGCAAGGGGATCGTCACCTGCGCTGAGGCGATGGGACAACGTGATGGGAGATGGCTTTGGACGGCCGGCCTTGTTCTCGTGCGACAGCGGCCGGGATCGGCGAAGGGCGTCATGTTCCTCACGCTGGAAGACGAGACGGGCATCGTCAATGCCGTCGTCTGGCCATCGTTGTTCGAACGTCAGCGGCGGGTCCTAATGACGGCGAGCATGATGGCCATCAACGGACGCATTCAACGGGAAGGCGAGGTTGTTCACCTTGTTGCCCAGCGCCTGTTCGATTTCTCCTCCGACCTGGCAAGCGTGGGGAACCGCGACGGCGGCCTCGGCGACTTTCCGCTTCCCCATGGTCGTGGCGATCAGGTCAAGCACGGAGGAGGACCGGATCCACGGGACAATCCCAAGCCCGTCGTGCAAGCGCGCGAGATCTATATCCCCGATCTCCATATCGATAATCTAAAAATCAAATCCAGAAACTTCCACTGA
- a CDS encoding SOS response-associated peptidase family protein, translating to MSRLFAVTKSLDEIVAHFAVDMAPAIEVPSETVEGTPGLIVLEKDGLRLLKSIPWGFPRQTRDMRREGEPPSRIGLVADLTNPLWDRIVVDPRYRCLIPLTHFANPDGVKGSKTRSWFSRNRQPLMAWAGFCKNTPDFGPVFAGMTMTANEKIRPFNDRMPVLLNPDEYDRWLHGSIEDVIAFQFREPPPSDDLEILHTRDRWQSGVSPSKASPRRDKMLM from the coding sequence GTGTCGCGCCTGTTTGCAGTCACCAAAAGCCTGGACGAGATTGTTGCCCATTTCGCGGTCGACATGGCGCCGGCTATTGAGGTGCCGAGCGAAACTGTCGAAGGCACTCCCGGACTAATCGTCCTTGAGAAAGATGGGTTAAGGCTGTTGAAGTCGATCCCTTGGGGCTTTCCGCGGCAAACTCGTGACATGCGGCGTGAGGGCGAGCCCCCGAGCCGAATAGGCCTCGTTGCCGATCTCACCAATCCGCTCTGGGATCGAATCGTCGTCGATCCAAGATACCGGTGCCTCATACCCTTGACGCATTTTGCAAATCCCGACGGTGTCAAAGGGTCAAAAACCCGATCGTGGTTTTCGAGGAACCGGCAGCCTCTGATGGCCTGGGCGGGTTTCTGCAAGAACACCCCGGACTTCGGCCCCGTGTTCGCCGGCATGACCATGACCGCCAACGAGAAGATCAGGCCGTTCAATGACCGGATGCCGGTTTTGCTCAATCCGGACGAATACGACCGCTGGCTTCATGGTTCGATCGAGGACGTCATCGCCTTCCAGTTCCGCGAGCCGCCGCCATCTGATGACTTGGAAATTTTGCATACGCGTGACCGCTGGCAAAGCGGCGTATCACCCTCCAAAGCTTCACCCCGCCGAGACAAGATGCTTATGTAA
- a CDS encoding IS110 family transposase, translated as MAKVEHTLDARVLVGIDISKHRHEILIAVPGKMRRRRLTITNSTDDFQRLIGILREYNMPVRVGFEATGNYHRVLMYHLGIAGFDLKLVSSIALARTREALHNSWDKNDPKDAQVILHMLQIGAVQIFQDPMVAGTNDIQELSKTHDAVSRAKTELWHRILTHYLPLYFPEADRFHRSSRTDWFLAFLEMFPSPHMISAMTKEQFIQSAWDVVGRKVEKSLMLSDIYETAKVSAGLPVSPDSDAIRMFRMMLAEGRSLIRQRNSIEDRAVELLGHRPDYQLLRTIPGIGPINALTILAETGDLRRFRHHRQFLKFCGMDLATVQSGMFRGRSKISKYGNARLRRTLWLAGQTAVLKKANSFRDKFERYIAQDRHNPDLRRKAYTAIAAKMARTVHAVIKSGEPYRPFFEGTSPGGRTPLCRAVEAGS; from the coding sequence ATGGCCAAGGTTGAGCATACTTTGGATGCCCGTGTTCTGGTAGGCATCGACATTTCCAAACACCGGCACGAGATACTGATCGCGGTTCCGGGCAAGATGCGTCGACGGCGCCTGACGATCACCAATAGCACCGATGACTTCCAACGGCTGATTGGGATCTTGCGGGAATACAACATGCCCGTCCGGGTCGGCTTTGAGGCGACCGGCAACTATCATCGCGTCCTGATGTATCACCTCGGTATTGCCGGGTTCGACCTGAAGCTCGTGTCCTCGATTGCTCTAGCCCGTACACGTGAAGCCCTGCACAACAGTTGGGACAAGAACGACCCGAAAGATGCCCAGGTCATTTTGCACATGCTGCAGATCGGCGCAGTGCAGATCTTCCAGGATCCGATGGTGGCCGGCACCAACGACATACAGGAATTGTCCAAGACACACGACGCCGTGTCACGAGCAAAGACCGAACTATGGCACCGCATCCTGACCCACTACCTGCCACTCTATTTCCCGGAAGCCGACCGGTTCCATCGCAGCTCACGAACAGATTGGTTCCTGGCGTTTCTCGAGATGTTCCCTTCTCCGCACATGATCAGCGCCATGACCAAGGAGCAGTTTATCCAGTCCGCTTGGGATGTGGTTGGACGCAAGGTGGAGAAGTCACTCATGTTATCAGATATTTACGAGACAGCGAAAGTGTCTGCCGGGTTGCCTGTGTCGCCGGATTCAGACGCAATCCGTATGTTCCGCATGATGCTGGCCGAGGGGAGAAGCCTGATCCGTCAGCGTAATTCCATCGAAGATCGTGCTGTCGAACTGCTCGGTCATCGACCCGATTATCAGTTGCTGCGCACCATCCCTGGCATCGGCCCAATCAATGCGCTCACCATCCTAGCCGAGACGGGCGATCTGCGCCGGTTCCGTCACCATCGTCAGTTTCTGAAGTTCTGTGGCATGGACCTGGCCACCGTCCAGTCCGGTATGTTTCGTGGTCGAAGCAAGATTTCCAAATATGGTAATGCCCGCTTGCGCCGCACTTTGTGGCTGGCAGGGCAGACTGCGGTCCTGAAGAAGGCCAACAGCTTCCGGGACAAATTCGAGCGCTACATCGCTCAGGATCGCCACAACCCGGATTTACGCCGCAAGGCTTATACGGCCATCGCCGCGAAGATGGCCCGCACCGTTCACGCCGTGATCAAATCCGGCGAACCCTATCGCCCCTTCTTTGAAGGGACGAGCCCAGGCGGAAGGACCCCTCTCTGTAGAGCCGTGGAGGCAGGTTCCTGA
- a CDS encoding IS3 family transposase (programmed frameshift) → MYSHADRLRAVELYLRLGKRLNATIRQLGYPTKNALKGWYREYVENRDLRVQAVARAPKFSEAQKQAALEHFRTHDRCISATMRALGYPGRGTLTAWVREAFPETRTSMVGRSWHPGYSEGVRQAGVVGLCGGDETAQQVADRLGVSRPTLYSWKNQLLGHEAPSSMKRRKANSKVAEREELERELEVLQRDVRQLQLEHDLLKKANELLKKGLGVDLQILSNREKTQLVDALKEVYRLPELLTQLRIARSSYFYHRARMCLADKYAAIRHSLAEIFEANRRCYGYRRLQASLARQNVTISEKVVQRLMKQEQLVVARPRRRRFGSYLGEISPAPENLINRDFHAKAPNVKWLTDITEFQIPAGKVCLSPIIDCFDGMVISFAIGTQPDAGLVNTMLDAAIRTVTNREDRPIIHSDRGAHYRWPGWLTRISNAQMVRSMSRKGCSQDNAACEGFFGRLKTELFYPRDWKTITIEQFVTEVDAYIRWYNEKRIKISLGSLSPVEYRQSLGLNL, encoded by the exons ATGTATTCCCACGCAGACAGACTTCGAGCGGTCGAGCTGTATCTCAGGCTGGGCAAGCGACTGAACGCGACCATTCGCCAGCTGGGATATCCGACCAAGAATGCCCTGAAGGGCTGGTACCGGGAGTACGTCGAGAACCGCGACTTGCGTGTTCAGGCGGTGGCTCGAGCACCGAAATTCTCGGAGGCCCAAAAGCAGGCCGCACTCGAGCACTTTCGCACCCATGATCGTTGCATCTCCGCGACGATGAGGGCGCTCGGCTATCCTGGAAGAGGAACACTGACCGCTTGGGTTCGTGAGGCGTTTCCGGAGACGCGAACATCGATGGTCGGTCGGTCATGGCATCCGGGCTATAGCGAGGGTGTGCGGCAAGCTGGTGTCGTCGGGCTATGCGGTGGAGATGAAACTGCTCAACAGGTAGCTGACCGGCTGGGCGTCTCAAGGCCGACCTTGTACAGCTGGAAGAACCAGCTTCTCGGTCATGAGGCCCCATCATCCATGAAACGCCGCAAAGCAAACTCCAAGGTGGCTGAACGTGAAGAGCTCGAGCGAGAGCTTGAAGTCCTCCAGCGTGATGTCCGCCAGTTGCAACTCGAACATGATCTCCTGAAGAAGGCTAATGAACTCCTAAAAAAAGGCCTGGGCGTCGATCTGCAGATCCTGAGTAATCGGGAGAAGACACAGCTGGTTGACGCCCTTAAAGAAGTTTATCGCTTGCCAGAACTGCTGACCCAGCTTCGAATTGCGCGAAGCTCCTACTTCTACCATCGTGCCCGCATGTGTCTGGCAGACAAGTATGCCGCCATTCGTCACAGCCTTGCGGAAATCTTCGAAGCAAACCGTCGCTGCTACGGCTATCGCCGATTGCAGGCGTCGCTGGCCAGGCAGAACGTGACAATCTCGGAAAAGGTTGTGCAGCGTTTGATGAAGCAAGAGCAGTTGGTCGTCGCCAGGCCGCGTCGACGGCGGTTTGGATCATATCTGGGAGAAATCAGCCCGGCGCCCGAGAACCTGATCAATCGCGACTTCCATGCAAAAGCGCCGAACGTAAAATGGCTGACGGATATCACCGAGTTCCAGATCCCGGCCGGGAAGGTGTGCCTCTCGCCCATCATCGACTGCTTCGACGGCATGGTAATCAGTT TCGCGATTGGAACGCAACCAGATGCGGGTCTCGTCAATACCATGCTGGATGCAGCCATCAGGACCGTGACCAACAGGGAGGACCGGCCAATCATACATTCCGATCGCGGAGCTCATTATCGTTGGCCCGGCTGGCTAACACGGATCAGCAACGCGCAGATGGTTCGCTCAATGTCCCGGAAGGGCTGCTCACAAGACAACGCTGCATGCGAAGGCTTCTTCGGCCGGTTGAAAACGGAACTCTTCTATCCACGAGATTGGAAAACCATCACGATCGAACAGTTCGTCACCGAGGTGGATGCTTACATCCGCTGGTACAACGAGAAGCGCATCAAGATATCGCTAGGCTCGCTCAGCCCGGTCGAGTATCGTCAGAGCCTCGGCCTGAACTTATGA
- a CDS encoding MarR family transcriptional regulator, producing the protein MKMKKSNVDYPIDAHVLAETLRHTLGSFIRGIRSGAQTPTTSQSETLSLLDREGPLSVAQLADFRNVRHQSMRLVVGQLVTESLVGKMPNPADRRSELLFLTEQGRARLSRARQARTAQIAERIEERLSEEDRQTLDAAIRIIERLC; encoded by the coding sequence ATGAAAATGAAGAAATCGAACGTCGATTACCCGATAGATGCGCATGTGCTTGCCGAAACTCTCCGCCACACGCTCGGCAGCTTCATTCGAGGCATAAGATCCGGGGCACAGACACCGACAACCTCGCAGTCTGAAACACTTTCGCTCTTGGATCGGGAGGGGCCACTGAGCGTTGCGCAACTGGCCGACTTTCGTAACGTCCGCCACCAAAGCATGCGGCTGGTTGTCGGTCAGCTAGTCACGGAGAGCCTAGTCGGTAAGATGCCCAATCCGGCGGACCGGCGCAGCGAGCTTCTTTTCCTGACTGAGCAGGGGCGCGCGCGACTATCCCGCGCCCGTCAAGCCCGAACGGCGCAGATCGCCGAACGGATCGAGGAGCGTCTATCTGAAGAGGACAGGCAAACGCTCGACGCGGCCATCCGTATCATCGAGCGGCTGTGCTAA
- a CDS encoding ester cyclase, with the protein MSDENKEVVRRFNIEVIQNGSEAAFHALMSPDFINHAAPPGMPQGPESMWNTFEKVLRPALSNLKVVIHEQIAEADKVTTRKTISGIHSGTLLGVPATGRELTISVIDIVRIEGGRYAEHWGLNTLSNVIATLSKG; encoded by the coding sequence ATGTCTGATGAAAACAAGGAAGTGGTTCGCCGCTTCAACATCGAAGTGATCCAAAATGGAAGCGAGGCGGCATTTCACGCCCTGATGTCTCCTGACTTCATAAATCACGCCGCTCCCCCAGGCATGCCGCAGGGTCCTGAGAGCATGTGGAACACGTTTGAGAAGGTGTTGCGTCCTGCGTTGTCGAACCTGAAGGTCGTGATCCATGAGCAGATTGCCGAGGCAGACAAGGTCACCACCCGAAAGACCATTAGCGGAATTCACTCTGGCACTCTGCTCGGCGTTCCGGCGACAGGACGAGAGCTGACTATCAGCGTCATCGACATCGTGCGCATTGAAGGCGGCAGATATGCGGAGCATTGGGGCTTGAACACACTGTCGAACGTGATCGCCACCCTGTCCAAAGGTTGA
- a CDS encoding S9 family peptidase, with translation MTHVVETPASDETPKILKGIAAQIGYPIRAPLLKSPEDYGLKYDRVSFLSLDGVPLEAWFIPCEGSDKLIIANHPLWFNRYGLPAHLEPWKSIGGPLNAFEVNYVPDYKILHDEGYNVLAYDMRNLGQSGSANGGISSGGRLEARDVLGSIQYARTDARLKGMTIGLFSRCQGCNATIYAMAESPDTFEGIRCMVAPQPLSVRVAIEQLLAAMGLDEHIGIVEQELMAINSFRLDEMSPVPFAKHVRIPTLLYQVKDDALTRPADIQGMFDNIPIPEKELIWIEGTSSRWDGYLYFQRQPDRMIEWFNQHMQ, from the coding sequence ATGACCCATGTTGTTGAAACCCCCGCTTCGGACGAAACACCAAAAATTCTCAAAGGAATTGCCGCACAGATCGGCTACCCGATCCGTGCACCCCTGCTCAAGAGCCCAGAGGACTATGGTCTCAAGTATGACAGGGTTTCCTTTCTCTCGCTTGACGGAGTGCCGCTTGAGGCCTGGTTCATCCCATGCGAGGGATCAGACAAACTCATCATCGCCAATCACCCCCTTTGGTTCAACCGCTATGGTCTGCCTGCCCACCTCGAACCTTGGAAATCGATCGGCGGCCCTCTCAACGCATTCGAGGTAAACTACGTCCCGGACTACAAGATCCTGCACGACGAAGGATATAACGTGCTCGCCTATGACATGCGAAATCTCGGACAGAGCGGCAGCGCCAATGGTGGCATCAGCAGCGGAGGCCGTCTCGAAGCGCGAGATGTTTTGGGATCGATCCAGTATGCCCGAACGGATGCACGACTCAAAGGTATGACCATTGGGCTGTTCAGTCGCTGCCAAGGTTGCAATGCAACGATCTACGCCATGGCAGAGTCTCCTGATACGTTTGAAGGAATTCGCTGCATGGTGGCCCCACAGCCTCTGTCCGTACGCGTGGCCATCGAACAGCTTCTTGCAGCGATGGGACTGGATGAGCACATTGGGATCGTTGAGCAGGAGCTGATGGCGATCAACAGCTTCAGGCTGGACGAGATGTCTCCGGTACCATTCGCAAAACACGTCCGTATCCCAACACTTCTCTATCAGGTGAAGGACGACGCCTTGACAAGGCCGGCCGACATCCAGGGCATGTTTGACAACATCCCCATTCCGGAGAAGGAACTGATATGGATTGAGGGAACTTCGTCACGCTGGGACGGCTACCTATACTTCCAGCGGCAGCCCGACCGCATGATCGAATGGTTCAATCAGCACATGCAGTAA
- a CDS encoding AraC family transcriptional regulator has translation MSLPELRNLTDRLSKNAVFPNLIPNLALRRAERTTGYEALMYEPMIYFVLQGEKQLSIGRKTLTYGAAHFLILSVDVPVNARVLQASNEEPFLGIEIRLSPDLAREGPLEMRPALPVEADPAFAVGSLSGASVDVLTRLTALMDTPADATHLAPLYTRELLYRIGQGPQGHLLRDALRIGGQTVQVQRAIDWIKANFREKISIDRMADIAGMGVTTFHRRFKAVTNLSPGAYHKMVRLHEARRLLLDARTVSSVAFAVGYESASQFSREYAALFGAPPRKHKPLNNADRK, from the coding sequence ATGAGCCTACCAGAACTGCGCAATTTAACTGACCGGCTAAGCAAAAACGCGGTATTCCCGAACCTCATCCCGAACCTCGCTCTTCGCAGGGCCGAGCGAACGACCGGTTACGAGGCGCTGATGTATGAGCCGATGATCTATTTCGTGCTTCAGGGAGAAAAGCAGCTCTCTATTGGCCGCAAAACGCTCACCTATGGCGCAGCGCACTTTCTCATTCTGTCGGTGGACGTCCCGGTGAATGCTCGGGTTTTGCAGGCGTCGAATGAAGAGCCCTTTCTTGGGATCGAGATCAGGCTGTCACCAGACCTCGCCCGTGAAGGCCCCCTTGAGATGCGTCCCGCGTTACCGGTGGAAGCGGACCCTGCCTTCGCCGTGGGCTCCCTGTCAGGGGCGAGTGTCGATGTCCTGACGCGTCTGACCGCTTTGATGGACACGCCGGCAGATGCAACGCATCTTGCCCCTCTGTACACCCGGGAACTGCTATATCGCATAGGCCAAGGTCCGCAGGGCCATCTTCTGCGAGATGCGCTGCGTATAGGCGGCCAGACTGTGCAGGTTCAGCGTGCCATCGACTGGATCAAGGCCAACTTCCGTGAAAAGATAAGCATCGATAGAATGGCAGATATTGCGGGTATGGGAGTTACGACATTTCACAGGCGCTTCAAAGCCGTGACCAATCTCAGTCCCGGCGCCTACCACAAGATGGTCCGGCTTCACGAGGCACGCAGGCTCCTTCTTGATGCGCGGACAGTCTCAAGCGTCGCCTTTGCGGTTGGCTATGAAAGTGCTTCGCAGTTCAGCCGCGAATACGCAGCCTTGTTCGGCGCACCTCCGCGCAAGCACAAGCCTTTGAATAACGCGGACCGAAAGTAG